The stretch of DNA TGGATCGAGCAAGTGTCCGGGTAGTTGCCCTTGAAGTGCAGGGTGTCGACCACGATCTTCTCGATCTCGCCCGGGTGGCCCAGTGCGACGATCACCCAGTCATTGCCCGGCGTACGACGACGTGCGGTTTCCCAGCCGTCGCCCATGTTGATGCCACGGCCCGGGTTGAGGATGTTGCTCATGCGCCCGAAGTGTTCATCGGAGCAGGCCAGTGCGCGGCCGCCGTTCAATGCAGCAGCCAGGTCCACCTGTTCGTTGTCGCCCACCGCCGACCAGTCGCGGAACGGAATGCCGTACACACGCAGACGGGCCACGCCACCATCCGGGTAGATGTTGAAACGCAGGTGGCTGAAGGCCTGGTCGTTGTTGATCTCGTGGAAGTGATGGCTGTTGCCTTGCAGCTCCACCGCCGACAGCACTTCAACCCATTGGGTGTTGTCATCCGGCTCGCCGGACGCCAGGAAGCAGGCTTCCAGGGACGCCGATGGCGGGAAGTTGCCGGTGAAGAATGAAGTGTCGATGTCCACGCCTTTGATCGAACCCGGTACGCCCAGGCGGATCACGGCGCTGTCGTAGCCTTCGAAGCGCTTGCGGCGCGACTCCCAGCCGTCCATCCACTTGCCGTTGTCATCGAAAACGCCCTCCTTCCACACGGCCGGGGTCGGCTGGAACAGACGGTTGGCGTCGGCGAACCAGTCATCGGTGACAGAGATGATCTTGGTGCCCAGGCGGGCGTCGGCCAGGTTGACGAACTTTTCGAAAGGTACGGGTTGCGCTTTCATTCTTCTTGTCTGCCTTAAAGTAAGTGGCTTGGGATGCTCGCCAGGCCCTGGGCGTTCATGAACCGCTCGGGCCAGGTCTGCTAAAGGGTCAGTAATCGGAACAACGCGATTTTATTGATCTCGGCCAGCGCACATTTGAACTCGGCTTCCACCGAGTTGTGAATGCGCGTTTCAAACGCGGCAAGGATCTGGTG from Pseudomonas sp. NC02 encodes:
- the alc gene encoding allantoicase, which produces MKAQPVPFEKFVNLADARLGTKIISVTDDWFADANRLFQPTPAVWKEGVFDDNGKWMDGWESRRKRFEGYDSAVIRLGVPGSIKGVDIDTSFFTGNFPPSASLEACFLASGEPDDNTQWVEVLSAVELQGNSHHFHEINNDQAFSHLRFNIYPDGGVARLRVYGIPFRDWSAVGDNEQVDLAAALNGGRALACSDEHFGRMSNILNPGRGINMGDGWETARRRTPGNDWVIVALGHPGEIEKIVVDTLHFKGNYPDTCSIQGAFVKGGTDSQIETQSLFWRELLPAQKLEMHAEHTFAEQIKALGPITHIRLNVFPDGGVSRLRVLGKVSK